In a single window of the Methanofollis ethanolicus genome:
- a CDS encoding methyltransferase domain-containing protein: MDSFASGFAGVDAAGDANSFVTYLDLIHSMPFFKDCKRRSYEALGIRPGAAVLEIGCGNGVDAAALAAMAGEEGCVIGIDVSRTMLASAQAKNTAGSARPGYVLSDASHLAFADNSFDAVRTDRVLQHTKDIYVVLREMARVTRHAGKIVVFEPDWETFVIWPGEREVTRKVLNFWCDHIPSGWAGRSLPAACAEAGLDNITVTPLCLVITSLPLARRVFDLETTLSLAVQAGVLDSREAESWAGEQAHAGDAGRFFSSLTFYLVTGTKGPEPEGKPTFSSVASP, from the coding sequence ATGGACTCATTTGCTTCAGGATTTGCCGGTGTGGATGCGGCGGGAGATGCGAACTCATTTGTAACCTACCTCGACCTCATCCATTCGATGCCGTTTTTTAAGGACTGCAAGCGGCGCAGTTACGAGGCACTCGGGATCCGCCCGGGTGCCGCAGTCCTTGAGATTGGCTGCGGGAACGGCGTCGATGCAGCAGCACTTGCAGCCATGGCAGGAGAGGAGGGGTGCGTCATTGGTATTGACGTAAGCCGTACCATGCTTGCCTCGGCACAGGCGAAAAACACTGCGGGAAGTGCCCGCCCCGGTTATGTGCTGTCCGATGCATCGCACCTTGCATTTGCAGACAACTCTTTTGATGCCGTCCGTACGGATCGCGTGCTCCAGCATACAAAAGACATCTATGTAGTCCTCCGGGAAATGGCCCGGGTGACCCGGCATGCCGGAAAAATCGTGGTGTTTGAACCAGATTGGGAGACCTTTGTCATCTGGCCCGGAGAACGGGAGGTTACCCGGAAGGTCCTGAACTTCTGGTGCGACCATATCCCGAGCGGATGGGCCGGGCGATCCCTTCCAGCGGCATGTGCCGAAGCCGGCCTTGACAACATTACCGTCACGCCGTTATGCCTTGTCATCACCAGCCTGCCGCTTGCCCGCAGGGTCTTCGATCTTGAGACAACCCTCTCGCTAGCGGTCCAGGCCGGTGTCCTTGATTCCCGGGAAGCGGAATCCTGGGCCGGAGAACAGGCACATGCCGGTGACGCCGGGCGGTTCTTCAGCTCGCTGACATTTTACCTTGTCACCGGCACAAAAGGGCCTGAACCGGAAGGGAAACCCACATTCAGTTCCGTTGCAAGCCCTTAA
- a CDS encoding TrmB family transcriptional regulator, with translation MPTPPDYARSVAEALKTLGLTKYEALVYVALLQVTKATATEIHELSGVPRASVYPVLDRLLQKNMVTVSHTTPKRFSATPPDDAINTLIREIEEKAAYAKDVLGEIWQDRTSIEGGDQELIWNILGEANITSRLRDLIYQAGREIRIMGSWTLLKDLRDALGERAGEVRIEVIADRWEGAVPEGIAVTTAMPPVWHEKGKIGDRAGMLFADGTKVMVAMGSQGEAPTALFSEAEGFVRFFSRYWDLIHGFGENK, from the coding sequence ATGCCCACTCCACCGGATTATGCCCGGAGCGTTGCCGAAGCGCTCAAAACCCTCGGGCTCACCAAATACGAAGCGCTCGTCTATGTCGCCCTCCTCCAGGTGACAAAGGCGACGGCGACCGAGATCCACGAACTCTCCGGGGTGCCACGCGCATCCGTGTATCCCGTCCTCGACCGCCTCCTCCAGAAGAACATGGTCACGGTCTCGCACACCACGCCCAAACGCTTCTCGGCCACGCCACCGGACGACGCCATCAACACCCTGATACGTGAGATCGAGGAGAAGGCGGCCTATGCAAAGGACGTCCTCGGGGAAATCTGGCAGGACCGGACCAGTATCGAGGGAGGGGACCAGGAACTGATCTGGAATATCCTCGGCGAGGCCAACATCACCAGTCGCCTCCGCGACCTCATCTACCAGGCCGGACGCGAGATCAGGATCATGGGGAGCTGGACCCTCCTGAAGGATCTCAGGGACGCACTCGGGGAGAGGGCCGGAGAGGTGCGGATCGAGGTGATCGCCGATCGCTGGGAGGGGGCTGTTCCTGAGGGCATCGCGGTCACGACCGCAATGCCACCCGTATGGCATGAAAAAGGAAAGATAGGCGACCGGGCAGGGATGCTCTTCGCTGACGGCACAAAGGTGATGGTGGCGATGGGGTCGCAGGGAGAGGCGCCGACCGCCCTCTTCTCCGAGGCTGAAGGTTTCGTCCGGTTTTTCTCCCGGTACTGGGACCTCATCCACGGTTTCGGTGAGAATAAATAG
- a CDS encoding FAD-dependent oxidoreductase, whose product MIVIIGGGPAGRFAAIRLGHAGREVTLVEKGAIGGQCLNYGCMAVCALNDAARTVARARQFAGVGIFKDEPVIDFPSLLAGMEGVQAKIRAVLDHETRGAGVAIRYGSTARLCGRQVFIDDEEVETEAVIVATGSVPAVPEVQGTDLAGVFTAHTLPRMHDLPHDLVIVGGGIAAAEFAYIFRQLGSRVTVLARSGFLKGIDPRLRKLALKELAGVEIRENAPLTRITGTGHLDGAAYGGETPGECQADAILLAAGLVPNTSMVNGVATGQKGEIVTDDRMRTSVPGVYAAGDVTGGPYLTPVARLQGIVAAENILGHDMRYAPVVVPQSISLANDLAFALAEDDDGIELSVPAPAGPGSFWSVPAGDTGLGKILVEPETGELRGVWAASPGAGIIATYMAAAIRHRRTVADFEDLIEVHPLADGVHGLIPAAAAILRKKRGD is encoded by the coding sequence ATGATCGTGATCATCGGCGGAGGGCCGGCAGGGCGGTTTGCGGCCATCCGCCTCGGCCATGCCGGGCGGGAGGTGACCCTTGTCGAGAAGGGCGCAATCGGAGGGCAGTGCCTGAACTACGGGTGCATGGCTGTTTGCGCCCTGAACGACGCCGCACGGACGGTGGCGAGGGCCAGACAGTTCGCCGGGGTCGGCATCTTCAAGGACGAACCGGTGATCGATTTCCCCTCCCTCCTTGCCGGGATGGAAGGGGTGCAGGCAAAGATCAGGGCCGTCCTCGACCACGAGACGCGGGGCGCGGGGGTCGCGATCAGGTACGGGAGCACGGCGCGGCTCTGTGGGCGGCAGGTCTTCATCGACGATGAAGAGGTCGAGACTGAGGCGGTCATCGTCGCCACCGGGTCGGTGCCCGCCGTCCCGGAGGTCCAAGGGACAGACCTTGCCGGAGTCTTCACTGCCCACACCCTGCCGCGGATGCACGACCTGCCCCATGACCTCGTCATCGTCGGTGGCGGGATCGCGGCCGCGGAGTTCGCCTATATCTTCCGGCAACTGGGAAGCCGGGTGACGGTCCTTGCACGGAGCGGTTTTCTCAAGGGTATCGACCCGCGTCTGCGGAAACTCGCGCTGAAGGAGCTTGCAGGGGTCGAGATCAGGGAGAACGCCCCCCTCACCCGGATCACCGGGACCGGACACCTGGACGGTGCGGCATATGGCGGGGAGACGCCGGGAGAGTGCCAGGCAGATGCCATCCTCCTTGCCGCCGGCCTCGTGCCGAACACCTCGATGGTCAACGGCGTCGCCACCGGCCAGAAGGGCGAGATCGTCACGGACGACAGGATGCGGACATCGGTCCCGGGAGTGTACGCCGCAGGCGACGTCACCGGCGGGCCGTACCTCACCCCGGTCGCCCGCCTGCAGGGGATTGTCGCGGCGGAAAACATCCTGGGCCATGACATGCGCTATGCCCCTGTGGTCGTCCCGCAGAGCATCAGCCTCGCAAACGACCTTGCCTTCGCCCTCGCGGAGGACGACGATGGTATCGAACTCTCGGTGCCGGCACCGGCAGGGCCGGGCTCCTTCTGGTCCGTGCCCGCGGGCGACACAGGCCTCGGGAAGATCCTGGTCGAACCGGAGACAGGGGAACTCAGAGGTGTCTGGGCGGCCTCGCCAGGTGCCGGCATCATCGCCACCTACATGGCCGCGGCGATCCGGCACAGGCGGACGGTCGCCGACTTCGAAGACCTCATCGAGGTCCACCCCCTCGCAGATGGTGTCCACGGCCTGATACCTGCGGCTGCAGCCATTCTACGGAAAAAAAGAGGGGATTGA
- a CDS encoding glucose-6-phosphate isomerase family protein, with protein MYSWDGPLPEAHVRTVADMAGVLAAPEAAGEDPGRPLYFMYRDLAKTPDEHSWLADHALRYDMTVIPAGHVGPEFVKTKGHFHPANPAGIGYPEVYEVLAGKAHFLLQTRDASDVVLVEAVAGDVVVIPPGYGHVTINPGAEALALANIVSTAFESDYTQYVAMQGAAYYEMADGSLVRNPRYRTAALLRLAVPAPVEAFCVAHGAPLSSLVGNESCLGYLTNPEGYAPEFTACLRDLAVRTVCARTP; from the coding sequence ATGTATTCATGGGACGGACCACTGCCAGAAGCCCATGTCAGGACTGTCGCCGACATGGCCGGTGTTCTGGCGGCCCCTGAAGCCGCGGGTGAAGACCCCGGTCGCCCTCTCTATTTTATGTACCGGGACCTTGCAAAGACCCCGGACGAGCATTCATGGCTCGCCGACCATGCCCTGAGGTACGACATGACGGTGATCCCGGCGGGTCATGTCGGCCCTGAGTTCGTCAAGACAAAAGGGCACTTCCACCCGGCAAACCCTGCCGGCATCGGCTATCCCGAGGTCTATGAGGTCCTTGCCGGCAAGGCGCACTTCCTCCTCCAGACGCGGGACGCCTCCGATGTCGTGCTCGTGGAGGCAGTGGCAGGGGACGTCGTGGTGATCCCCCCCGGATACGGCCATGTGACGATCAACCCGGGTGCTGAAGCGCTCGCCCTTGCAAATATCGTCTCGACCGCCTTTGAAAGCGACTATACACAATACGTGGCGATGCAGGGCGCCGCCTATTACGAGATGGCAGACGGGTCCCTGGTGAGGAACCCGCGGTACAGGACGGCGGCACTGCTGCGCCTTGCGGTGCCCGCCCCGGTCGAAGCATTCTGTGTTGCACATGGGGCACCGCTCTCCTCCCTTGTCGGGAATGAGTCCTGCCTCGGGTACCTCACCAACCCCGAGGGCTACGCCCCTGAGTTCACCGCGTGCCTGCGAGATTTGGCGGTGCGGACCGTTTGTGCTCGGACGCCCTGA
- a CDS encoding DUF128 domain-containing protein has translation MYPPLKFINHLIEEEAMTVTYDPAEDEGLVIYNLSMIGAGDFEPVLAVMKEVFRAGISPSGLVRFYPAGERIGDYTIPDGRVGICTVCSTTIDGVMIRRGAPIHPIGGGVVEIEGGLPRRFTDMILYDATTIDPLEVLVSQEITDITGVIRRGRGSVLANLRECHMEAEPVVAAVIDDLEQSMIAGVLEVSAPNAPILGFGCSPQYFGISILGGTNVMAAVKEAGYEVEINSLSGLIDVGDLASIYSL, from the coding sequence GTGTATCCTCCCCTGAAGTTCATCAACCACCTGATCGAGGAAGAGGCCATGACAGTGACCTACGACCCTGCGGAGGACGAGGGCCTGGTCATCTACAACCTCTCGATGATCGGTGCCGGGGACTTCGAACCGGTCCTCGCCGTCATGAAAGAGGTGTTCCGGGCAGGGATCAGCCCGAGCGGCCTTGTCAGATTCTACCCGGCCGGTGAGCGTATCGGTGACTATACCATACCCGATGGGAGGGTCGGGATCTGCACGGTCTGCTCCACCACCATCGACGGCGTGATGATCCGGCGCGGCGCCCCCATCCACCCGATCGGCGGCGGCGTCGTGGAGATCGAAGGGGGCCTGCCCAGGCGCTTCACCGACATGATCCTGTACGACGCCACGACCATCGACCCCCTGGAGGTGCTCGTCTCTCAGGAGATCACCGACATCACCGGCGTGATCCGTCGGGGGCGGGGAAGCGTGCTCGCCAACCTGCGGGAGTGTCATATGGAGGCCGAACCCGTGGTCGCCGCGGTCATCGATGACCTGGAGCAGAGCATGATCGCCGGCGTCCTTGAGGTCTCGGCGCCGAACGCCCCGATCCTGGGCTTCGGCTGTTCCCCCCAGTACTTCGGGATCTCCATCCTCGGCGGCACCAATGTGATGGCCGCGGTGAAGGAGGCCGGGTATGAGGTCGAGATCAACTCCCTGAGCGGTCTCATCGATGTTGGAGACCTTGCGTCGATCTACTCGCTCTGA
- a CDS encoding P-loop NTPase family protein — MVVGCDPKADSTRLLLHGLCQKMVLDTLRNEGDDIELDEVLKPGFSGTRCVKSGGPEPGAGCAGRGISTSINLLESLRAYTDDRDYVFYDVLGDVVCGGFAVPIREGKAQEIYIVASGELMALYAANNISKGIQKHAQTSGVRLGGIICNSRKVDHEHDLLQTFAIELGSQLIYFVPRDTSCSGPRSTK; from the coding sequence ATGGTCGTGGGATGCGACCCGAAGGCCGACTCCACGCGACTCCTGCTTCACGGGTTGTGCCAGAAGATGGTGCTGGACACCCTCCGCAACGAGGGCGACGACATCGAACTCGACGAGGTCCTCAAACCCGGTTTCTCGGGAACCCGTTGCGTTAAATCGGGCGGACCGGAACCGGGCGCGGGCTGCGCCGGCCGGGGCATCAGCACGTCCATCAACCTCCTGGAGTCCCTCCGGGCATACACCGACGACCGGGACTATGTCTTCTACGACGTGCTCGGCGACGTCGTCTGCGGTGGTTTCGCCGTGCCGATCCGGGAAGGAAAGGCACAGGAGATCTATATCGTCGCCTCGGGCGAACTGATGGCGCTCTATGCAGCGAACAACATCTCCAAAGGCATCCAGAAGCATGCCCAGACCAGCGGCGTGAGGCTCGGCGGCATCATCTGCAACAGCCGCAAGGTGGACCATGAACACGACCTCCTTCAGACGTTCGCCATAGAACTCGGGTCCCAGTTGATCTACTTCGTCCCACGTGACACCTCGTGCAGCGGGCCGAGATCAACAAAATGA
- a CDS encoding COG1361 S-layer family protein yields MDIRKFCILGLVLAALTVPAFAGTEYLYGSPDMSAAISGTNEFVPGTEVPVTVIISNSGVNPVMVTDPNKITPQDPPNLAKLVNAGLSAGDAPVEIRSDAQQIGDIQGGVSKPVTFLVKFNKDAPAGTYGIPLTLKYQYVDWTDQDGSTLLRTGYRDKTVTLPLTVTVRSNVNLEVDEVSTDHINVGTEGYLTLKLRNAGFEHAQKAVAKLARDGASPLIPTDGSVYIGDFNPGDVVECTFKVSASNDAEAQSYPIDVMVQYEKSNGEKETSDTEIVGVPVGGKIDFTIVSSAATVHPGQKATIDVTYKNVGSATAYNAQARISAVDPFTSNDDTAYLGDLEPGQTAVAHYSVSVDKEATVKQYGLDSEIRYRDALDNSQISDTMKMTVSVVKPDPLAGALTNPIVIAVIIAVLIGAGYYIYRRRTSE; encoded by the coding sequence ATGGATATCCGGAAATTCTGTATTCTGGGTCTGGTCCTTGCGGCGCTCACCGTTCCTGCATTTGCGGGAACAGAGTACCTCTACGGCAGCCCTGATATGTCTGCGGCCATCTCGGGCACGAACGAGTTTGTCCCCGGTACCGAGGTGCCGGTCACGGTGATCATCTCGAACAGCGGTGTGAACCCTGTCATGGTAACCGATCCGAATAAGATCACTCCGCAGGACCCACCGAACCTCGCAAAGCTTGTGAATGCCGGACTTTCGGCAGGGGACGCACCTGTTGAGATCAGGTCTGACGCCCAGCAGATCGGGGACATCCAGGGCGGCGTGAGCAAACCTGTCACCTTCCTGGTGAAGTTCAACAAAGATGCCCCGGCAGGCACCTATGGCATCCCCCTGACCCTGAAGTACCAGTACGTCGACTGGACCGACCAGGACGGCAGCACCCTCCTGCGGACCGGGTACCGTGACAAGACGGTGACCCTTCCCCTCACGGTCACGGTCAGGTCCAATGTCAACCTTGAGGTGGACGAGGTCTCGACCGACCACATCAATGTCGGGACCGAGGGTTACCTCACCCTGAAACTCAGGAACGCGGGCTTCGAGCATGCACAGAAGGCTGTCGCGAAACTTGCCCGCGACGGTGCAAGCCCCCTGATCCCGACCGACGGGAGCGTCTATATCGGTGACTTCAACCCCGGCGACGTCGTCGAGTGCACTTTCAAGGTCTCGGCCTCCAACGACGCCGAGGCGCAGTCCTACCCGATCGATGTGATGGTCCAGTACGAGAAGAGCAATGGTGAGAAGGAAACCTCCGACACCGAGATCGTCGGCGTGCCCGTCGGCGGAAAGATCGACTTCACCATCGTCTCGTCTGCGGCGACCGTGCACCCCGGCCAGAAGGCGACGATCGACGTCACCTATAAGAATGTCGGCTCGGCGACCGCCTACAATGCCCAGGCACGGATCAGCGCCGTCGACCCCTTCACCTCCAATGACGACACCGCCTATCTCGGCGACCTCGAACCCGGCCAGACCGCTGTCGCCCACTACTCGGTGAGCGTGGACAAGGAGGCGACCGTAAAGCAGTACGGTCTCGACTCCGAGATCCGGTACCGCGACGCTCTGGACAACAGCCAGATCTCCGACACGATGAAGATGACCGTGTCCGTCGTGAAGCCTGATCCGCTGGCGGGAGCCCTCACGAACCCGATCGTTATCGCGGTCATCATTGCCGTCCTGATCGGGGCGGGGTATTATATATACAGACGGCGCACATCCGAGTGA